The Rubricoccus marinus nucleotide sequence TCGAGCGAGCGTTGGTAGGCGCGCTCGGCGTCCTCCCACCGCCTGAGGTCGCGGTAGGCGCCGCCCAGGCCGTAGAGTCCTGTCGAGATGGAAGGATGATTGTCCCCCAGCGTCTGGCTCCAGATCTCAATCGCGCGCTCGAACAGGACAACGGCTTCCTCCGCGTTGCCTTCGCTGTTGAGCAGGTTCGCAAGGTTGCTCAGCGTGTTGGCCACAAGCGGGTGCGTGCCCAGGTTCGACTCGCGGATCGCGAGCGCCTTCCGGTAGTGCTCCGCCGCCTCTGAGCCTCGGTCCGCAGTGTAGAGGTAGGCCCCCAGGTTGTTGTGCGTCTGCGCCGCGTCCAAATGGTCGGGTCCCAGGGCCTCTTGCGTGAGCGCGAGCGCCCGCGTGCCGAGTCGGATGGCTTCTTCGAGAGCGCCCTCGCGGCTCACGTCGGAGAGGAGGTACGCGAGGTTGTTCGTCGCTTCGGCAACCGACGCGTGGCCTGGAGGGAAGGCCTCTTGCGCCAGGGCGAGCGCTCGGCGGTAGTGCCGCTCGGACTCCTCGTAGTCGCCGGTATAGCTCAGCACGCTCGCGAGCGCAGTATGCGCGTGGCTGACGTCCGCGCCGGAGGCGCCGAGGGAATCGTAGATGGCGACAGCGCGGCGCGCCAGAGGCTCGGAGGCTCCGTAGTTGCCGAGGTTGGCGTGGAGGTGGCTCAGCATCCGCGCCAAACGGGCCTGCACGAGAGGCTGGCCCCCAAGCCGCGCGATCACGGAGTCGCCGCGCTGGGTGAGAAAGGTGCCGACGCGCATCGTGTCCAGGCGTTCGGCGTCGGCAGCAAAGGGGTCGCGGTCGAACATCAGCGCCATGACGCCCGCGACCTGCTCGGCCGTTTCTGCCTCCGTCCGCGCCCGGTCCCGCTCCTGCGCGAGGCTCGTCGCGTACACGGTGCTCAGCGCAATGGTGGCCAGAAGCGCCGCCGCGATGGCGGCCACGCCCACGCGGTGGCGCCCCACGAACTTGCCCACACGGTACCCCGCCGATGGCGGACGAGCTTCGATGGGCAGTCCATCTAGGTGCCGCCTGAGATCCGCCGCCAGCGCCTCCGCCGACGCGTACCGCTCGGCTGGCTCCTTGCGGAGCGCCTTGAGACAAATCGTGTCGAGGTCTCCGCGCAAAGCCTTCGGGTCCGCCCCTTGCGCCTCTGGCGCGCCGCCAGAGGCCGCGCTCGGGAGGAGGGGCTCGTCGTGGAGGATGGCGTGCTCGAGTGCCGTCTGGTGTCCTGTGTCTGGAAACGGGCGCTCTCCCACGAGGACCTCGTAGAGCAGCAGACCAAGACCGTACACGTCGGTCGCGGTGGTCGGCACCTCGCCGCGGATTTGCTCGGGCGCGGCGTAGGTGCGCGTCATCGGCCGGTGGCCGTCCACGCTCGTAAGGTCGGGGTCCGACTCAGGGTCCAGGATCTTCGCGATGCCGAAGTCCAGCAGGATGGGGCGCCAGAGGCCCCTTGCGTCTCGCGAGACGAGCACGTTGGACGGCTTGAGGTCGCGGTGGACCACGAGCGACTGGTGCGCGGTGTGGACCGCTTCGGCGACGCCGATCATCAACTCCACGCGCTCGCGAACGGGGAGGCCTCTGGCGACATCGGTGATGGAGTCGCCAGATACGTAATCCATCGCGAGCCACGGGCGGCCATCTTCGAGGCCGGCGTCCAGTAGGCGCGCGATGCCGGGGTGGCGCAACCGTCCCAGAATCTGCCGCTCCGCTGCAAACCGGCGCAGCACGGCTTCGGTGTTCGCCCCACGGCGCACCATCTTGAGCGCGACCTCCCGGTCAAAAAGCCCGTCGGCACGCCTCGCTCGGTACACGTCGCCCATACCGCCCTGTCCCACCCGTTCCTCAATGTGATACGGGCCGATCGTGGTCCCGATCAATCGGTCGGGAGCCAGATCGAGAAAGCATTCTGTGTCCTCCACAGGCGGACCGCTTGTAGGCGGGTGCTCCAAGACGCCGTGATCCTCGTCTGCCTGAAGCAGGGCCTCCACCTCGCAGCGCACGTCGTGCGAGAGGGATTCCAGATACGCCGTCCGCTTTACGCCCTCAACCGCGAGCGCTTCAGCCAGCCGATCCTTGATTTCTGACCAGCGAGCGAGTTCCATGAGGCGGGGTGGGTCTTGTCCATACGTCACCAGAGGCCCCGTCGGGTCATGCCTCGGCAAGGGCGCGGTACAGCCACGCGCGTGCGGCCACCCACTCGCGCTTGACGGTCGTGGGGGAGATGCCCAGCGCTTCCGCCGTTTCCTCGACCGTCAGGCCCGCGAAGTAGCGGCATTCGACGACTCGCGCTGCGCGCGGGTCGATCTCTTCAAAGCGTTTAAGGGCTTCGTCCAGGGCCAGGATCTCGTCTGCCGGTTCGTCCGCGCGGATCTCGCCGACGCGGTCGAGTGACGTGGGCCGCTCCCCGCCTCCTCGCTTGACCCGGTTGCGCTTGCGCGCGTCGTCCACGATCACCTGCCGCATGGCGCGTGCCGCCGCGGCGAAAAAATGAGCGCGGCCGTCGAAGGGCAGCCGGTCTCCATCTACGAGCTTGAGGTAGGCCTCGTGGACGAGCGCAGTCGTGTTGAGCGTGCCATCGCGTCGGGAGCGGGAGCGGTGGATCTGCGCGAGCCGGTGCAACTCGTCGTACACCGCGCCCAGAAGCCGGTCGGACGCGCTGGAGTCTCCGTTGCGGGAGTCCGCAAGCAAGGCCGTGACGTCGGCAGAAGGCATGTGACCAAGAGAGGGTGGGATGACCTAGGGTACGACTCCGGCCGGAAACAACAGAGACGGCCCCGCTTCCGAGGAAACGAGGCCGTCGCGCGGCGTGAGGCGAGCGTCGCCGGTAGGTAACGGCCTCACGTGAACGCCCGCGCAGTTCACGCCAGAGGCTGCCGGTCTACTGCCCGCCGTTTTCCAGCATGAGGCGGAAGCGCTCGCAGTCCATCGGCACGGAGTCCACACGCCGGTTGCGGCTGCAGCCAACGCCGGGGTCTTCCTTGTCGCACGAGGGCGACGCGACGCCGCGGTTGCGGATCTGGAGGCGGCTGGCAGCGACCCCCTGCGTCAGGTAGTAGTCGTAGACGGCCTGAGCGCGGCGTCCCGCCAGACCCATTCCGAAGCGGTCGTGCTCTGACGTGTCGGTGTAGGCATCCAGGAATACACAGCAAGCGGAGTTGTCGAGCAGCAGTTCGACGTTCTCACCAAGGAGATCTTGCGCCCGCATCGACAGGCTAGACGAGCCGTGGTCGAAATAGATCGAGTTGAGCTCGACAAGGTCACAGACCAGTGGTTCTGGCTCCACGTAAATCGTCTCGCGCTCCACGATGACTTCCCGCGTTGGAACCGGTGGGATGTACTCGACGGGGGCGGGGGAGCGGGCTCCGAAGCCGAGGCGCAGTCCACCCGTAAGGAGGGCGGAGCCGAACTTGGTGTCGAACAGGCTGTCACCGTCTCCGAGGACACACGCGGGGTCCGTTGGATCGGCCTCACACTTCGCGATGCAGTCCGGGTCACCGTCGCAGAGCTCGAAGAAGTCGGCCGCGACTCGTGCTCCCTGACCGACGTTGTTCAGAGGGAAGCGGTAGCTGGCTTCACCAAACAGGGAGAGGTTGCGCGAGAGGTTGAGGTCCACCCCAATACCGACCGGCAGAACGTATGCGACACGGTCGCGGTCCAACGCATCTGCGACATCGTCCCTTCCAAAGGGATCTGCGATGATGGCGCCAATACCCGTGTAGACGTAAGGCACTACGCTGGAGGTACGTGGCGATGCGAGGTTGAAGAGGAGGTCTACCTCGGCAAGCGCCTGCTCGTTGGTGAGGAACGGGTTGCCGCCCTGCCGCGCGATCTCGTTGTCGCTGTCCGCGCCGATGTTCAACAAGCCCGCCAACAGGCGCCCGTACAGGCGGTCTCCACCGAGGGGGAGCCCTACGAAGGCCGTAACAGCGGGTTTGACCTCGGTCACATTCTCCTGCACGACGTTGTCGAGCGGGTAGAGAGTGTTGGGGCCGTTGTACACGGATGCGCCGACACCTATGCCAATGCGGACACCGGAGCTACCGCCGTCGGTGTCATAGCGCGTGCCGATGACTTGTGCAGACGCCACGCTCGTCATGAGCAAGGCGATCAGAAAGAGGGGAAATGAGAGACGGTGTGTCATATCGGAAGGGCCAGGAGTGGCCGGTCTACCAGGGGATGTGGTCCCGTGTGCGGGCGTTCGGGCTCGTCCCTTACCAAAACCGGACGGAACGGCATGTGAGCGGATTCAACTTCGCTCTTGGACCGATGATCGTTCCCGAGGCCGATCCGTAAAGGTCAGAACGGAGTGGATCTACTCCTGTCAGGCTTCCTGTCTCCGAGCGCCGCTGTGGCGAAGGCTTCTCGCGAGTAGATCTGGGCACATGCTGAATGCGGCCGCGCGCAGCCCCAACCTTCCAGTTGGCTGAAAGCCGGAACGCCAGAGGCCTCTGGCGAACTCGTAGGATCAGCCGCTGGCGCCAGAGGCTTCGGTGGGGAAAGGCCCCGCTCAGGCATAGAAAAAGGGCGGCCTGCTACCCAGCAGGCCGCCCTTTGGCGGAGTCAGCAGGCGGCGTGGCCGCCTACTGAGAACCGATTAGCGACGCGAGGTGCCGCGGGGCGTGAACGTCCCGCATGTGGCCGGGATCGAGTCACCGCGACGTGCGCGGCTATCGCCTGGGCCTGGATCCTCCTTCGAGTCAGCGTTGGGATCCTCACCGAGGCCCTCTGCGCGGACGCGGTCCATCGCGATGCCGTTGGCGACGTAGTAGTCGCGGATGGCGTTGGCGCGGGCCTGCGAGAGGCGGATCTGCTCGGTCTCGCGGTCATCCGTGTAAGCACGGACGAGAACG carries:
- a CDS encoding ECF-type sigma factor, with amino-acid sequence MPSADVTALLADSRNGDSSASDRLLGAVYDELHRLAQIHRSRSRRDGTLNTTALVHEAYLKLVDGDRLPFDGRAHFFAAAARAMRQVIVDDARKRNRVKRGGGERPTSLDRVGEIRADEPADEILALDEALKRFEEIDPRAARVVECRYFAGLTVEETAEALGISPTTVKREWVAARAWLYRALAEA
- a CDS encoding tetratricopeptide repeat-containing serine/threonine-protein kinase, translated to MELARWSEIKDRLAEALAVEGVKRTAYLESLSHDVRCEVEALLQADEDHGVLEHPPTSGPPVEDTECFLDLAPDRLIGTTIGPYHIEERVGQGGMGDVYRARRADGLFDREVALKMVRRGANTEAVLRRFAAERQILGRLRHPGIARLLDAGLEDGRPWLAMDYVSGDSITDVARGLPVRERVELMIGVAEAVHTAHQSLVVHRDLKPSNVLVSRDARGLWRPILLDFGIAKILDPESDPDLTSVDGHRPMTRTYAAPEQIRGEVPTTATDVYGLGLLLYEVLVGERPFPDTGHQTALEHAILHDEPLLPSAASGGAPEAQGADPKALRGDLDTICLKALRKEPAERYASAEALAADLRRHLDGLPIEARPPSAGYRVGKFVGRHRVGVAAIAAALLATIALSTVYATSLAQERDRARTEAETAEQVAGVMALMFDRDPFAADAERLDTMRVGTFLTQRGDSVIARLGGQPLVQARLARMLSHLHANLGNYGASEPLARRAVAIYDSLGASGADVSHAHTALASVLSYTGDYEESERHYRRALALAQEAFPPGHASVAEATNNLAYLLSDVSREGALEEAIRLGTRALALTQEALGPDHLDAAQTHNNLGAYLYTADRGSEAAEHYRKALAIRESNLGTHPLVANTLSNLANLLNSEGNAEEAVVLFERAIEIWSQTLGDNHPSISTGLYGLGGAYRDLRRWEDAERAYQRSLDLDRASLPPDHPYIADGLVSVGQIRNEGGRYRQAEAVLREALAIRLSREDTSEEDLAVARAALGYCLLRQKRSEEAIPLLEQAIPALEGDAQTRTQAHLTEARAAR
- a CDS encoding OmpA family protein, with product MTHRLSFPLFLIALLMTSVASAQVIGTRYDTDGGSSGVRIGIGVGASVYNGPNTLYPLDNVVQENVTEVKPAVTAFVGLPLGGDRLYGRLLAGLLNIGADSDNEIARQGGNPFLTNEQALAEVDLLFNLASPRTSSVVPYVYTGIGAIIADPFGRDDVADALDRDRVAYVLPVGIGVDLNLSRNLSLFGEASYRFPLNNVGQGARVAADFFELCDGDPDCIAKCEADPTDPACVLGDGDSLFDTKFGSALLTGGLRLGFGARSPAPVEYIPPVPTREVIVERETIYVEPEPLVCDLVELNSIYFDHGSSSLSMRAQDLLGENVELLLDNSACCVFLDAYTDTSEHDRFGMGLAGRRAQAVYDYYLTQGVAASRLQIRNRGVASPSCDKEDPGVGCSRNRRVDSVPMDCERFRLMLENGGQ